aaACTTCTGAATAGGTTTTGGAGTGGTAGAACCCAAAACTATTCAGAGTATagcaaatttccagcagaaaatattttgtaagaactttaggaaaggtctgtttcaatcggATTCATGTGGGGATGAGAAGCAGGATGTTGCAGGCCAGTGCAGGAACAGGAAAGCACAGTGTCGTGCCAGGAGACCCAGGGGGGAAAGGCTTCTGCAAGCTGGAGGAGTCAAGTGGAAGATTGTAGCCAAAATGCAGCAGCATTTGCTACTTTGTCCTGGTTcaaaagccagtggatcagcagactagatATGAGACTTCCAGTGCatctacagaaggcaaatagtgagtcctCTAAATCCCAGCATAAGCAGGATTTGGCCATGTCCACCCAGAATGGGAAAGAAGGCAACAGCCCCAGCCCTAGGGTAGTGTGAAACTGCTattgcctgtagaggaagcttaggGCCATCTCCCCTTTACTTTTTAGAACAGACCACAACCTGGTgataatttgctgtaatctctttgctaatattttatttaagattttcgtATCAATATTTACTGgagaaattagtctataattttctttctttgttttgaccctacctagtttaggtatcagcaccatatctgtgccATAAAAAGGAACTTGCTAGGAATCTATTatactttagctgaagtaaaaaaatcaggggtagctataaaaaatcagataaagcaaaaaacaaaaacagatctaattaaaagataagcaatgaaactacatcttgctaaagcgtaccatagataatgaagtaatatcaatgtaatgtaatatactaaacatatatgtaccacgtggtatagcatctaaattcctagaagagaaattaagagagctgcaagaagaaacagatagTGAAGCTATGCTAATTGGGGATCTctaccttgctctctcagaactagataaattgaaccacaaaataaataagaaagaagttaaggaggtaaatagaattctagaattttAGGTATGAtagtttttttaagaaaattgaatggaaacagaaaggaatgtactttttTCTTGATGGCACATGGAACCTAGACAAAATTTACCATGTATAAGAGCATAAAAagtctcaaaatcaaatgcaaaaaggaagaaatagtaaatgcatctttttcagatcttgatgtaataaaaattacatgtattaAAGGTCCAGTGAATAATAGATCAAAAATTaactggaaatgaaataatctaattctaaaggaTGAGTAGATGAAACAATTCATAGATGTAATTGATAATTCCaagggaatgacaataatgagacaccataccaaaatttatgggatatagccaaagcagttcttaggtaAAGTTTCAAATCTCTAGATGCCTAtttgaataaaacagaaaaagaaaatatcaatgaattggatattcaaccaaaaaagctaggaaaagaacaaaatttaaaacccccaattaatatcaaatttgaaattctgaaaataaaagaaaaaattaataaaattggaagtaagaaaactactgaactaataaacaaaatagataaacctttagttagtttgattggaaaaaggaaagaagataatcaaattgttagtatcaaaaatgaaaagggtgacctttccaccaatgaagaggaaattggagcaataattaaggagctattttgcccaaccaTATGCcagtaaatctgataatctaaatgaaatggatgaataacaGATTGCCCAGagtaacagaggaggaaacaaattatttaaatagttcaattttagaaaaaaaagaaattgagcaagttATTACTCAACCTCTTAAGAAAAATGCTCAAGgaccaatgtttttttttttttttcaaatactgagttcttatcccagaatttgattaaatatttaaataataattaattccaatattatgcaaactatttgggaaagtagagaaagaaggagccctaccaagttccttttatCACTTAGATATGATGCTGATTACCTAAACCAGTTtagaaccaaaacagagaaagaaaatcatagaccaatttcctaatgaatattgatgcaaaaatcttaaataaaatattatcaaagagattacagtaagttatctccaggataatatgccatgaccaagaaggatttataacaaagaatgtaggactggttcaatattaggaaagctattagcaaaattgagtatatcaaaaaccaaactaatagaaattatatgattatctcaatatatgcagaaaaaaaacatttgataaaatacaatacctattcatattaaaaacacgagagagtataagaataaattgagttttacttaaaatgatctggagcatctatctaaaaccatcaacaaccatcatatgtaatgaggataaaccagaaccattcccaataagatcagggatgcaGCAAggttcccactatcaccattactatacaatgtggtattagaaatattagctttggaagtctacttgccaagacaaagtcaagaactatatgaacacaattacaaaaccatacaaagtcagatctaaacaactggaagaatatcaagtactcataGGTAACCCAAgctaatttaataaaaacaataattctacctaaatttatcTACTTAATCAGGCCCTACCTGAATtcacaagaaatttttttaagaGCTAGAAAAactagtaacaaaattcatctggaagaacaaaaggtcaagaatttcaagggaattaatgaaaaaatttaaataaagatggcctagctgtaccaaatctaaaactatattataaagcagtggtcatcaaaatcatttcgtattggctaagaaataaactagttgatcagtagaataggttatgttctcagaacaaaatagtcaattgttaggttcttactaagtgctaatgagatgagatattaggttcttcctaagtgctaagtctgtacttaacaattctctagttctggtttttactaggagtttaacccctttgaactcctggggaggagcttgcatgcttaggaggagcaagttcattggttgaagtaatttttcccagaagcccttgcgttatcccacgcccatcctctaggaggataaaagagggtggcacttgaGGGatggagtctctgctctagaccagagttgagatggctctctggaggaagaggtctctcctctagaccagagagcgatcggcagtttctggagacaacagcacattacaaattggtgcccaatgtggggcaaggacttttccttatcctgacaaggacttattctgagcccttcagaggagctaaccCAGACCGtcacatttaaggacttattctgagccctttagaggagctagaccagaccatcgcaatttggtgcccaaacagggacagacacgatcctgattccagtggaaaaacctccgattcagattccagtggaaaagactttctgaggCAGAaataaccgtgagtaacaaggaaactttgttaaagattaagtgagcattctaatagacaaataaggaacttaacttgttaagggctaaaccagcaatctcttatagtgaaatggggcaaacgccttctgttcaaggaaaatgtttagagagcatcatcaaggttatgaaaagccaaggattgattataattttggaggagattactgaacttttacaaactgtgaaggtcatatgtccttgtttttctctggaagaagaattggatctagatgaatgggaattaggtgaacactacaattccaaaccaaactcaatttccaaagatacacttcatacctacaatttaatccaaatggctttaaaaattgttattctaaaggaagagaagaaagagcaaaatggggaggtgtcaactaaactaggtgaaaagaatgaatcagataacaatgaagttaagtacaattctgagtaacaggagcatttcccttctcctccttcaatTAACCTTTCAGGGGTGCAgcaagaaggagaaggggaagaggcagaaacacaaacagaatcacctgtgaagcagcctaagcctatgacaagattagaaaaagtattggttaaagctaagagagaaggacaggatataagtgattttatacatgcatatcctgtgattgaagatattaattctgtaggtcataaaaggagaaaatatgcacctttagatttgaataaaattaaagatttgaaaaaaggttgtaccctttatggggctacatcagcttatgttaaaatgttactagatggtttgtcttatgaagtcctaaccctaaatgattggaaatccatagcaaggacatgtctagaatctggacaaaatttgttatggcttgcggactttcatgaattatgtaaaatccaagtcagatgcaatttggaaataggagttaacacacaattcatttttgagcacttagctggtgaaggtcggtatggagagaattcagaacagattaattataccatgacaatatatgagcaaattgctaaggctgcaataaaagcttggggtgtcctccttGGATggaaagatcagggagaggctttcactaaaatagagcaaggtcccaatgaaccttttgcagattttgtgagacgtttgcaaactgctgtcaaaagaactattggagaaaatacagctacagaaataatgaccagacatctggctaaggaaaatgccaataagatttgcaaaagaattatatggggattagacaaagatgctcctgtagaggagatcataagacgatgttccatagtgggaacaaatgctttttacacctggactatgATGAACAATGAAAGACAGGAtccctcctggcaaaggacttctagagaaactcggcaatgttttcaatgtggaaaaattggacatctaagagctcagtgtaaatatggagatagattGAGAAGACAGggtaaaaccccatgtccaaaatgcaacagaggactccattgggcatcagagtgtagactaattcagggaaaggGGTTGAGGGGCCCaagtccagggccccaggcaaaaaagacttggggcatgatggcagctgatgttacacccaaacagcctttagaaggtcaggattctgatttgatcaaccagcagaaaagcaatttCATAGCAGAAAgagattacctgatcagtcagccaaaaggcaatcagattgcaaaaatggattatacttggggagaatacaggccctTTAAACCAACAGGgttgtgtccagtgcaaacactccaatgtaattgccagatgatgagaagagatttagaaagcggtaaatagaaggtaattagataggttaactgcctggattgcttatatttcttcagcaggagaaggaatcagatgggtgccaatgagttgtattcgccttgtccatcagagagagacagaaaaagagaaagacttcaaaacaaaggagaaaatctaagaaacatctgacactaaaagagtatggctaataagaagactgttaaagaactttaaaaccagcaggattcattggatttcctaacacaagatgagactaatggacaatggacttatggacattataaattctcaatttatgattatttgatcatgttatatgttatatacttctagcatctTTATGTTACTATGTGTCTATGTAATCTacgtaattatgtgtaatgcctcccatattgatggatttatgtttcaaggtcatgaccaccttatgttctaaatcaaaagaaaggggaagatgttaggttcttactaagtgctaatgagataatgagatattaggttcttactaagtgctaagtcggtacttgacaattctctagttctggtctttactaggagtttaacccctttgaactcctggggaggagcttgcatgcttaggaggagcaagttcattggttgaagtaatttttcccagaagcccttgcctTATCCCACACCCATCCtctggaggataaaagagggcggcactcaagagatggagtctctcctctagaccagagagcgatcggcattttctggagacaacagcacattacagtcaatgactataacaatctagtgtttgacaaatccaccAAAGACcctaacttctgggataagaactcgatatttgacaaaaattgctgggaaaattggaaattagtatgggagaatctaggcattgacccacacctaacagcATCTATGGTTAGGTTTCagaagatggtttcagagaagccaggagagatttatatgaactgatggtaaaGGAAGTttgcagaactaggagaacattgtacacagtaacagtaagattatatgatgatcaattctgatggacatgactcttttcaacagcaagatgattcaaccctgttccaatggtcttatgattggagagagccatctacactctagagagggctgtgggaactgagtatgaatcacaacatagtattttcacatttttggttgtttgcatttttttttcatgtttttctttttgatctgatttttcttgtgcatcatgatacttatagaaatatatgtagaagtattgcacatgtttaacatatattggattgcttgcagtATAGGGGAGGAGTAGGGGcagggaagtagaaaaaaatttggaacacaaggttttgccagggttaatgttgaaaactatctcagcttatgttttgaaaataaaaagcttaaaaaaaaaccaaagtaaataaaaaaagcaaacaaaaaaacaaattacaaacTGATGAAGTCAGGATGATAATTCCTGGTTCAAAACAAACGTGAcattcacaatgaccattctccTTGGCAAAATATAGGTTTATTTAAGGGAATACAATATaggcaaaatgaagggatataatagacatcagaaatggtaaatatgaaaaatttgggagagcatatagttaatAAGGAAAAGGGAATTCATAATTAACCAGAAGAAAGGAACTATTCCCTGAAGTGGAAGTAAACCATTGATTGGCAGGTTAGTTCCAAAGTGATATTTAGCAGACTAACCAGAGTTGACTACAATAAGGAGAAAGGTGCTATTAAAGGGAAGACACtatgaaggagag
The DNA window shown above is from Sminthopsis crassicaudata isolate SCR6 chromosome 2, ASM4859323v1, whole genome shotgun sequence and carries:
- the LOC141556174 gene encoding endogenous retrovirus group K member 5 Gag polyprotein-like gives rise to the protein MTRLEKVLVKAKREGQDISDFIHAYPVIEDINSVGHKRRKYAPLDLNKIKDLKKGCTLYGATSAYVKMLLDGLSYEVLTLNDWKSIARTCLESGQNLLWLADFHELCKIQVRCNLEIGVNTQFIFEHLAGEGRYGENSEQINYTMTIYEQIAKAAIKAWGVLLGWKDQGEAFTKIEQGPNEPFADFVRRLQTAVKRTIGENTATEIMTRHLAKENANKICKRIIWGLDKDAPVEEIIRRCSIVGTNAFYTWTMMNNERQDPSWQRTSRETRQCFQCGKIGHLRAQCKYGDRLRRQGKTPCPKCNRGLHWASECRLIQGKGLRGPSPGPQAKKTWGMMAADVTPKQPLEGQDSDLINQQKSNFIAERDYLISQPKGNQIAKMDYTWGEYRPFKPTGLCPVQTLQCNCQMMRRDLESGK